In Pseudoliparis swirei isolate HS2019 ecotype Mariana Trench chromosome 11, NWPU_hadal_v1, whole genome shotgun sequence, a genomic segment contains:
- the mtfr1l gene encoding mitochondrial fission regulator 1-like isoform X1 codes for METDAEVIPIWQNKPHGSTRSVVRRIGSTLPLRPPQRACFQELPGIPALRRMDGPIVPTLADIAWIVADEEETYARVRTDSRPLKHEWRPTPLLVLHRNSSVPNFRREGKRMEGLRKPGVTALNRTTALQDELSRLRAQIAKIVSSDSDSNPVTPDLLSPDDTSMSFSMAPFEAAPCQPAATAAASFVISDVTEEDQEEEDDVVSVVSELVPDPVPPVSMTASATFHLDRPTMDFREAEEDTVSLSKSTSFADVMDILKDMNRMKMSKDRYNRGCTSLREEDSASLISEALRKKFVLKEEDTDAVKRK; via the exons atggaaacagatGCA GAAGTTATTCCTATCTGGCAGAATAAGCCGCATGGATCCACCCGTAGTGTTGTGAGAAGAATTGGCTCCACTCTTCCACTCAGACCTCCACAAAGAGCATGCTTCCAG GAACTACCGGGCATTCCTGCTCTTCGCCGTATGGATGGCCCCATTGTTCCTACCTTGGCAGACATAGCCTGGATTGTTGCAGATGAAGAGGAGACGTATGCCAGAGTGCG GACCGACAGTCGACCTCTGAAACACGAGTGGCGGCCCACGCCTCTCCTGGTGCTCCACAGGAACTCATCTGTACCCAACTTCCGCCGTGAAGGCAAAAGGATGGAGGGCCTTAGGAAGCCTGGGGTGACGGCGCTGAACCGTACCACTGCCCTGCAAGACGAGCTCAGCAGACTCCGTGCACAGATCGCCAAGATTGTGTCAAGTGATTCTG ACTCCAACCCCGTGACCCCTGACCTGCTCTCCCCCGATGACACAAGTATGAGCTTCTCCATGGCGCCTTTCGAGGCGGCGCCCTGCCAGCCGGCCGCCACAGCTGCCGCCTCCTTtgtcatcagtgatgtcacggAGGAGgatcaagaggaggaggatgatgtggtctctgtggtgtcGGAGCTCGTCCCTGACCCTGTGCCCCCTGTTTCCATGACGGCATCGGCAACCTTTCACCTTGACAGACCCACCATGGACTTccgggaggcagaggaggataCAGTGTCGCTATCAAAGTCTACCAGCTTTGCGGATGTTATGGACATCCTGAAGGACATGAACCGCATGAAGATGAGCAAGGACAG GTACAACCGAGGTTGCACGTCCCTCAGAGAGGAGGACTCCGCGTCTCTAATTTCAGAAGCTCTGAGGAAAAAGTTTGTCCTGAAGGAAGAAGATACTGACGCTGTGAAACGGAAGTAG
- the mtfr1l gene encoding mitochondrial fission regulator 1-like isoform X2 has translation METDANKPHGSTRSVVRRIGSTLPLRPPQRACFQELPGIPALRRMDGPIVPTLADIAWIVADEEETYARVRTDSRPLKHEWRPTPLLVLHRNSSVPNFRREGKRMEGLRKPGVTALNRTTALQDELSRLRAQIAKIVSSDSDSNPVTPDLLSPDDTSMSFSMAPFEAAPCQPAATAAASFVISDVTEEDQEEEDDVVSVVSELVPDPVPPVSMTASATFHLDRPTMDFREAEEDTVSLSKSTSFADVMDILKDMNRMKMSKDRYNRGCTSLREEDSASLISEALRKKFVLKEEDTDAVKRK, from the exons atggaaacagatGCA AATAAGCCGCATGGATCCACCCGTAGTGTTGTGAGAAGAATTGGCTCCACTCTTCCACTCAGACCTCCACAAAGAGCATGCTTCCAG GAACTACCGGGCATTCCTGCTCTTCGCCGTATGGATGGCCCCATTGTTCCTACCTTGGCAGACATAGCCTGGATTGTTGCAGATGAAGAGGAGACGTATGCCAGAGTGCG GACCGACAGTCGACCTCTGAAACACGAGTGGCGGCCCACGCCTCTCCTGGTGCTCCACAGGAACTCATCTGTACCCAACTTCCGCCGTGAAGGCAAAAGGATGGAGGGCCTTAGGAAGCCTGGGGTGACGGCGCTGAACCGTACCACTGCCCTGCAAGACGAGCTCAGCAGACTCCGTGCACAGATCGCCAAGATTGTGTCAAGTGATTCTG ACTCCAACCCCGTGACCCCTGACCTGCTCTCCCCCGATGACACAAGTATGAGCTTCTCCATGGCGCCTTTCGAGGCGGCGCCCTGCCAGCCGGCCGCCACAGCTGCCGCCTCCTTtgtcatcagtgatgtcacggAGGAGgatcaagaggaggaggatgatgtggtctctgtggtgtcGGAGCTCGTCCCTGACCCTGTGCCCCCTGTTTCCATGACGGCATCGGCAACCTTTCACCTTGACAGACCCACCATGGACTTccgggaggcagaggaggataCAGTGTCGCTATCAAAGTCTACCAGCTTTGCGGATGTTATGGACATCCTGAAGGACATGAACCGCATGAAGATGAGCAAGGACAG GTACAACCGAGGTTGCACGTCCCTCAGAGAGGAGGACTCCGCGTCTCTAATTTCAGAAGCTCTGAGGAAAAAGTTTGTCCTGAAGGAAGAAGATACTGACGCTGTGAAACGGAAGTAG